The window GAAAATTTCGGCTATTGATTTGAGATTATTTACGAAGTCCTTTTTTGCTGTACCTCGTTTTGTAAGTCCAAGTAATACCAAGTTTTTTGAGCATTTTTGTTTTTAACATGCACTACGAGGAAATATCAGCATGTCTACTACTACTGGTAAAGTAAAATTCTTTAACGAAGCAAAAGGCTTCGGTTTCATCGAGCAAGAAAACGGCGCAGACGTATTCGTACATTTCAGCGCTATCCAAGCAGACGGTTTCAAAACTTTGGCTGAAGGCCAACAAGTTTCTTTCACCGTTGCTCAAGGTCCTAAAGGTCCTCAAGCTGAAAACGTAGTTCCTATGTAAGGAACTCTTAGTGCACATAGTGCATTAAGCGTTTTAAAGAATTTCGAAACGCCGCTTTTTTAAGCGGCGTTTTTTTATGCATTAATAAACTTTCTTTTGTCTTTCCCTCAACTATTCCTGAAAAAATACGATAACTTTACTAGTATTGATATTAATCAAAGTTTCTTAAAAGGTTGTTATGAAAAATAATGGTCCGGTCACCGGCAAGGAAAACCGTTTCCCCGATCACTACAGACTAATCTCTTCGACAGATCTAAAAGGCGTTATTCGTCACTGCAATGAAGATTTCGTCAAAGTAAGCGGCTACACACGCGACCAACTCATTGGTTCACCACACAACATTCTGCGCCATCCGGATATGCCAGCAGGCGTATTCGAGCATATGTGGAAAACCATTAAACGGGGCAAGCCCTGGATGGGCCTTGTTAAAAACCGTTGTAAAAATGGCGACCATTACTGGGTTAGTGCGTATGTCACACCCATTATGGAAGACGGAAAGCCGCAAGGCTTTGAGTCCGTTCGTGTCGCCACATCAGATACCCGAAAAAAGCGTGCTCAATCGGTTTATGACCGACTAAACGCAGGCAAACATGCATTACCGCTAACTCAGCGTTTCTGGCTTGGCTGCAAAGACCTCATGCCGGTTGTGATTCCGGGCGTTACGGCCAGTGCGGTCATTGCATTAATGGGTCAACCCGTGGCTGCGCTTATCGCACTTGCGGCGACCGCCGTAACGACCTTTGCCTATGGCGCTTATATTGGCCGAATGCTGCAAGGACTACTTAATCTACGTCCCGAAGCCTTCGACTCTGAGTTAGTAGGAATGACCTACTTCAATATGCAGGGGCGAGAAGCAAAACTGGCGATGCAGCTATTAAGCGAAGGCGCACGAAACAGGACCGCCCTTAGCCGCATGAAAGATGCAGTTTCAGGACTTTTAGCGATAGCAGATGACACTCACCAACAAGCAGCGGACAGTAAAGCTCAAATAGACAAGCAAACAGCATCGACCGAACAAACCGCAACGGCCATGAATGAAATGTCGTCGGCAATTCAGGAAGTGGCTGATACGGTAGAGCGTAACGCCCAGCAAGCTGAATCGGCCCGAGCTAATGTCGAAAACAGTGTTCAGCTCGCGCGTCAAGCGAGTGATGTTATTGTCAGCTTGCACGACGCAGTTAAGGAAATTGCTCAAACGGTTCATGAGCTCGATCAGTCAACCGGTGCGATAGGTGAAGCAGCCGATTTAATTTCATCGATTGCTGACCAAACCAATTTACTGGCTCTTAACGCCGCCATTGAGGCAGCACGTGCCGGTGAACACGGTCGTGGGTTCTCGGTAGTAGCAGACGAAGTACGTAACTTGGCGCAACGCACAACTCAATCAACAGACAGCATTCATCAGGTCATTCAACAACTGCGCGATAAAGCGGGTAACGCGGTTTCTGTATCGAACAAAGGCGAAGAAGCTGCGGCTGATGGGGTCAACAAAGTGAGAGAAGCCGACACAGCGTTGGGCGAAATATCGACGGCTATCCAGGAAATTTCAGATATGTCCACCCAAATGGCGTCGGCCGTTGAAGAGCAAAGCGGAGTTGCTGAGCATATCAGCGAGCAAATCACCTCTATTGCGGACACTGCACGCTCAACTCAAGCAACATCGGAGCAGACTCAGAGTTCAAGCACAGAGCTGCAATCAACCATTAAGCAGCTCTACTCGCTTATTGAACGCTTTGACTTGAAGTCCTAAAAGTTATCCTGCTCTTTATGATGAGTGCGTCGCTCAGCGGCGCGCTCAGTTTCTTCCAAAAAGTCGACATCATCGACATCAACTTCCGGAATTTCGCCGCATACATCACCACCAAGCTTATTGATCGCCTGGCAAAGATCAGCGACCTTGGTATCTAAAACTTGAACATGGTCAAGCATACGACCTATCGCTGTCGCGACGGGATCAGGGTTATCCGCCGAAATCGCATATGCATCAAAGCCATACTCTCGCGCCATTTTTTCCCGGCGTTCACTGGTCTCTTTATCAACACCCGACTTCGCCACACGAGCAGGAATACCAACAACCGTCGTTAGCTCAGGAACGTCACGTACCACCACGGCATTCGAGCCAATTCTCGCCTGCTGGCCAACCGTGAGCGGCCCTAAGACTTTTGCACCGGCACCAATAACAACACCGTCTTTCAACGTTGGGTGTCTTTTGCCTTTATGCCAGCTGGTGCCGCCTAAAGTGACACCGTGATACAACGTAACGTCGTCACCTATTTCCGCGGTTTCACCAATCACAACGCCCATACCGTGGTCGATGAAAAAGCGGCGCCCTATTTTAGCGCCCGGATGTATTTCAATACCGGTCAGCCAACGCGCAACGTTTGAAAGAAAACGAGCCAGCCAGTAAAACTTCCACGTCCACAGTTTATGGCTTATACGATGAAACCAAATGGCGTGCAGCCCGGGGTAATGGAACAGTACCTCCATGGTATTGCGAGCAGCCGGGTCACGATCGAATACACTGGCGATGTCTTCTTTCATTCCTTTAAAAAACGCCATGCGGCCTCCTCAGGCGGCGGGAAAATTCTTCAATAGCTTGTCGACGTCAGCAAGGATAATGTCGCGCATGTTTTTCTCGTATCCTTCACGCTCATCATCCAGCTCACGAATCTTTTTCTTAGGAAACTTTTTGCGGTTTTCATGTGTCGGCATGTGTTTAATTTTGTCGTACATGTCATGCATCGCCGGATAGTCCTGCGAGTAGTCATATTTGACCGCTTCCGGCCGATGGTCGAGCAGCACAACGATTCGTAAACACCCTTCAGACAAAGGGCACTGCTCTTGTTGCATTGCCTTAGCTATCGTAATAATACTCTCGTCAATTCGATCAACACGCTTTTGTACGGCCGCTTTGCGTATATTATTCTGACCACGTAGTCGTAACATTAGCGTTGCCGCATACCATCCAAGCCCGATAATAATAACGAGCCCAACTATGGCTATTACCCAAAGTAGTTCACTGGACATTAGTACTCCTCATCATCCCAGTCGTCATCAAGCTCGTAACCCAGCTTGCTGATAAGTGTTTCGTAACGCTCTGACTTTTCATCCAAATAGCGCTGCTCTTCGGCACTCAAGGTTTCCCCTTCTTCAAAGCGTTCAGCCAAACTTTGTAGGCGCTCATCGTTTTGCAGCTGCTGCAACTGCTGCTCAGGCGTCATCACAAGTTCTATTTTACGGCGACTGCCAACGCGAGGATCTTTCTCATCCGAACTTTCGCTTTGAGTCGCGGTTGCTTTTTGATGCTCAAGGTGGCGCTGGCCCGGCCGCAGACCTTTCCCTTTCTTTTTCCCCTTAGTGCTTACTTCACTTGGGCGCTTGTCTTTTGGCTGCTTCGAGGGTGCCAAAGGACCTGTCTTACGTGTTTTCTTTCGGCGAGTCATTGTCGCTCCTGGTTAGGAAAACGTTAAAGTAAAGATATAGGGGTATTGTAACGCAAGAATGCGTAAAACGTCATTGTTGGAATAAGAATGAGGGGGTAGAAAAGAAAAAAGGCGATGTTGCCATCGCCTGCTTTCTCATAAGACGGGCAGCGCACTGCTACTATGAGAATGGTTGTCACTGCTTCCGAGTTGTTATTGCGGTCTTCCGTAACCTGTTTTTATTGTTGTTATTATTAAATGGAGCAACCGCAAGCCTCTCGGCTGTTTACTCCCTGGATTATCGATAAATGAGATGACTGTTTACAAAACGGAAATCTAACTTTTCGATAATCGCCTCGACCTCTTGTTATTTTTTTGTATCGAGTTAGCTGTATTTTTACAGTCTTTTTATTATTTTCTCAAGGGCTACAAGCCAATTATTTTTGTTTTTGTCCGGCTAGACCGTCCTCGAGCGTTGTTAACAATACTTGAACCAAATATTAATTCAACAACTTTCTTGATCTAAAAAACAACTTTTTTATTACTTTTTGTTAACAACGGAGATTCATTTGCCTTTCAGACTCCACTTTAGCTATAGTTAAAAATAAAACACAAATGCAAAACACCGAATATCATTTTTCAGGCTTCCAGTTTCAACCTGAACGTAACTTGTTGATATCAGACTCCCACTCCGTCATTTTGGAGCAGCGAGTTTGTGCACTATTGGTGGTGTTTTGCAAAAGTCACAATAAAGAACTCTCTAAAGCGGAAATAATTGAAGCTGTTTGGCCTGACCGAGTAGTTAACGAAGATAGTCTATCGGTTGCAATAAGCAAGTTGCGAAAAGTACTCTCCGATAACCGCCATAACCCGTTTTATGTAAAAACATTATCCGGCAGAGGCTATCAATGGCTGCAAGAAGTCACTAGCCAAAAAGCAGAAGTGGAACCGAGCCGACCTAAAGAGCCATCAGCGCAGATTCACAAAAGTAAGGCCAAACCTCGAAAGTACCACACAGGCCTTGTCATACTAGCCACTACCGCACTAGCGCTACTAACCGTTGGCGCCCTTCACCTCTTTAATGCTCCCTCGAAGCAAAATGAAAAAAGCGAGTTCCCAAAAGCAATAACGGAACAACACAACCAGGCGCGTGAAGCGCTGGAAGTTGTAGATACAGAGCACCAACGCAAAGCGATCTCTATAGCTCGAGATGTTATTAAACTAACGCCTGACTATATTCCGGCTTATCTCACTGTTGCTGAAGCCAAACTAAACCTAAGCATGTTGAACAGTTACAGGGATATTGGGATTTATCGAGATGAAGTGTCGTCAATAGTGGATTTCATCATAGAAAAAGACCCTGCCAACGGCCGCGCCTGGCTATTGAGAGCGTGGCTTTCACACATCGCTGACTGGGAGTTTGAAGCAGCTCAAGCCGCCTACCTTAATGCACTAAAGTATAGTCCAGATGACCCACTTGTTTATCAAGGTTATTCAGAGTTTTTACTTGCTATTGGTGACTTTAAACAAGCAGAAGAGTTTCTCGATGAGCTTCGCCGGAAAAACCCCGATTACTATAGATACTTGAACATGTCGTATGTGTATTTATTGAAGGGGGAATACGACCTTGCCAAAGCCGAAGTGCAGCGCATTGCCAATTCGGAGGCTGAATCTCGTCTATCTCCCAGAGTTCTGAATCGTATTGCGATTTTAACAGAAGACAAGGACGCCACATTTAGAACCTTAAAACAAATGATGATTGAGCAAGAGCTTTCTCCTGAACAAATTACACATTATGAAAACCTATTTCATACTCAAGGTTTAACCTCTGTTTATCAGGAGCTATTAGATAAGCGAATAGAGGCCAACCTTGGGCACCACTTACCGCCACTATCCTGGGCGCGCTATGCGCTAATTGCGGGCGACTTTGATCAAGCTATTCACTGGCTTGAGAGGGCTATTGAAATTAAGCAGCCTGCCGCTGTCTTCATTCCTATAGACCCTCTTTACGAGCCGCTAAACCAACATTCAAAATTTGATGGGATCAAGAGCAAAATGCAAAGCTATATTCGAAATTAACTGGCCAATGGAAACTCATTAGCCGTTAATACCTTAACAATAACGCCATCTTGTAAGGTTTCTGCACCTCTTACTATAACCTTCTCACCTATAGCCAGACCACCAGTTACGCCCACGCGGTTTCCCATACCTTCAGTAATTTCCACAGGAACTTTATGAGCTCGGTTTTCACTATCAAGCTTATAAACAAAATGCCCGTGAGAGTTAATGACTAGAGCGTCACGCGGTACTGAAACATAGTTCTTTTCTACCGCGCTTGGCACGCTTACGCTGACAACCTGTCCAATATCAAATCGCTCTAGCTGAAGCTCAGGGATATCTAAGTAAGCAGTAAAGGTTTGCGATCGTTCATCACTGACAGCCACAACTGCTCTAACGGGAAGCACAGTACGTCCGCCACTAAGGTAAACTTCTACAGAGTCTTTTGCTTCTAAATAACGGCTGTAAGCAAGTGGTCCGTGTAACTTAACTTCCAGTTCTTCTAAGCTCACCAATTTAAGCAATTGAGATGTACTGCCAACCGCCTGCCCTTCTCTCACATAACGTTTCGAGACTATTCCAGAAAACGGCGCTTTCACCTGCGCCTTATTCAAATTATCCTGCGCCTGCTGACGCTCAAGCTCCAATAACTGCAAGTCAGCTTCTGCTAGCTCTTTATCAGTCTGAGCTCTATCTAGAGCTTGAGCAGACACTGACTGGCTGCTTTTCAAGCGCTCCAACCTATCGAACTCCTGCTGCAGCCGCTTTACCTCAACCTTTTGACGCATGATACGTACCGCAAGGCGTTGCTCTTCTAGTTGCAGCTGAGTGGTATCTAACTTAGCTACCGTATCCCCCTCATTCACATATTCACCTTCCTCAGCAGTCCAGTCGACAATGCCTGAAATTCCGCTGGATAACTCAGTTTGATAGCGGGACTGCACATGACCCGTAACTCGAATTGCGGGGCTCAGCTTTTTCTGCTCGACTGTCGCGACAGACACGACCGGCTCATTGGCCGCATAAGTTGCCGTGCTTAACAGGAAAGTTGCTAATAATGTTACTAATAAAGTTTTCTCAATAATTTTCATGATTCACCTCTTATAAGGTAGATGTAGGTATACGACTAGACACTGACGGCTCCAGAACGAATCGTTTAGGCGATAGTCTTTCAGCTATGTAAAGTAGTGAACTAATGGCAAACACAGTAAATAAGGTGCTTATCGCCATACCACTTAAAATGACGACAGCTAAGCCTTGGTATAACTCACTGCCGGCACCGGGTATTAGCGCAAGGGGAAGCATCCCGACCACAGACGTTAGTGAACTCATATAAATAGGTCGAACGCGTTGCGATATGGCCTCAGCGATAGCTTCAGAAATAGTAAGCCCTCGCTGTTGGGCATGGCGTGTTTTTTCAATCATTAGAATGGCGTTGTTAACAACCAAGCCAAGCAAAATCACAAACCCAATCATGGTCAATAAGTCGAGCGGTTGAAACTTAAATAAATTCAGTATCCATAAGCCCAAGGTGCCACCCGCAACAGCGACAGGGGTTGTCAACAAAACCAGCAGGCTGTCGACGACCGAACGGAATATCGCGGCCATAATTAGGAGCAAAATTAAGATAGCAAATGCGAAGTTAGTGACCATTGTGTCAACGGTTTCTTTCAAATCGTCCGCACCACCACTTAAACTAATAAACGTTTGGTTGGACAGTTGCTGCTCCGCCTCTAGTTTCAGCTCCTGAAGAACGGCAATAGTATCCTCAAGTGAGACATTATCCGGCGGAGTCACCCCAATGGTTAATGCTCGCTGACCGTCCAGTCGACGTAACTCAGTAGCCGAAACCGTTCTTCTTTGCTGAGTTAGTTGATCAATGGTTTGAATACCGCTGCCAGGCGTATAAACCGGCATTGCGGCCAGCTCCTCCGGAGTGTTCCAGGCATGCGTCTTAACAATAACATCACGTCTTACCAGACCGTCGTAATGCTCGCCGACAAATTGGCCATCGGTCATGCTGCGTATAACCTGACCCACTTGATTACGATTAAGCCCAGAGTTCGCTATTGCATAATTATTGGGGGTTATTTGCAGCTCAGCCTGCACCGCTTGCGCATTAGGCACTCGTCGAATGTACGACCCGGGAATGCGATCGCCTATTAACTTCATAGTGCGTTGCATGACAATATCAGTAGTGTCATCAAGCTGACCAGTGAAGTCCATATAAACACTCCGGCCTGACCCCACTTTTACAGAGTTGATTAACGACATATTAAAGGCAAAGCCTTTCGTATCAGGCAGTCCGCTCAGGACATCTGTCCGAACCGCCTGCAAAAGTTCAGCTGACTTAGACGGGTCTTCCGGATAAATAAAGACGGCTTTACCACCAGAGCTCATAGTCACGTTAAAGTCTTTAATTTTCGGTAACTTTTCACCGGCACGGTAGAGCTCTAGTCGCTCAATAATCTCGCGGGCGAGCTCTTCTTCCAATACGCAATAGTTGGTAGAAGGAGGAGTCTGAAGAACGGCAATAATACCTTCAAACTTCGCTTCTGGTAGAAAATCTGTTTTAGGCATTAAGAAGAATATGCACAAAATAGAGCTAAAACCTAAGCCTACAGCCCAGCTCATTATTTGCTTCGGTGTGCGGCAATAACGTTGATAAAAAGCAGCTAAGCTACCCCAAGCCGGAAGTGGCTTCACTTGCTCGGAGGTGCCTTTTAGAATAAAAGCAGCCACAACAGGCAATAACAATAAAGCAGTTAGCGTTGAAGCAACTACAGCAATGCTCATTGTTACCGCAAGGTCATGAAACAACTGACCTGCAACGCCCCCCATAAAGATAACCGGCAGGAAAATAGCTACGGTTGTTACTGTCGCAGCAAATAAGGCGCGAGATACCTCTTGTGCTCCCTTTACAACAGCTTCTTTTAAGCCTAGCCCCTGCTGTCGAAGTCGAACAATATTTTCCTGAACAACAATCGCGGCATCCAGAACCAGACCAGTCGAAAAGGCGAGTCCGGCCAGAGAAATAATATTCAAAGAACGATCGAGGAAGCTCAGACCCAGTAATGCAGCACTTAATGACACAGGTATTGTGATGCTAATAAGCAGCGTTGAGCGAACGCCCCGTATCATCCAGTAAAGCATTAACAGGGCCAGAGCAATACCAATACTCAGATTGCTTTGCACTAGGTTAATAGCACGTTTGATCACCGAGGAAGAGTCAAAGCTCAGAACCATATCCAAACCACGCGGGTTTAGTTCATGTTCATTTAACTCCGCAATGACTTTGTTTAGGTGCTCAAATATCTCAATGGTGTTGGCTTTTTTTGACGCATCCAGAGAGATGTAAAACCCTGGCTGAGAATTACGATAAATGAAGTTGTACTGCTTTTGGTAGCCTAAAACTACGTCCGCAACTTCACCTAAATAGACAGGGCGTCCCTCGTTATGAGAAACAACGAGTTGCTCAAGCTCCTCAGGTGAGAACTGCCCCTGGTAGCGGACTGAATATTCACGACGACCAACGTCTGCGAAACCACCAGAAAAGTCTTTTGATTCTGTCACTCTGCTCATGAGTTTAGGAATGGTAATACCGAGAGCTGCAAGCTTATAAGGGTCAAAAGTCACTTGTAGCTGGTTATTTAGGTAGCTCGCTAAATTAACATTCGTAACTCCCGGAATATTTCTAAGCCGTGGGGCAACTTTATGCTTTATAAGCTCTTGGTATTCAGTAAAGTCCTTGGTCTGATTTTCGCCAAGTTTACGAATCATCATTGTTGCAGTGCCAGCCTGGTACTCGCCCAAAATCGTCATAGGCTCTGCTGCCTCAATAGGCATGCCCTGTACCTGGTTCAATGCATTGATTACATTGATAAACGCCTGCTGCATGTCTTGTTCTAAATTAAACTCGATAGTGGTGAAAGACATGCCGTTTCGTACCGATGTCTTGATAGACTCGACGCCCACAATGTTCTTTATAATTTCCTCTTGGGGCTCAACAATCTCCGACTCCATTTCTTCTGGAGCAGCTGAGCGCCAAGAGTTCAGAACAGTAATGACTGGCTTGTCGATATTCGGCATTAATTGAACAGGCAGGTTAATTAATGCCGTTGTGCCAAGAATAATAACAATCAAGAAAGCCACGACAGTGGCAAATGGATTTTTATGACTCGATTTTATGAGGCTCATTGTTCGCACCTATAAGTAAACGGTGCGTAAACTATGAAAGCGGGAGAGCAGAAACTCCTGAAAAAGTTCTGAAAGGTTCTGAATTATTCTAATTAAGAATGAAAAAAGCGGCTAAAAAGCCGCTTTTTCTAAGGGGTTTCAACTTTTTAAGAGGCTTAATACAAGCCGCTTAAGAATTTTGACATAAGCTCAATTTCTTCGTCCGTCATTTTCTCAGCAACGCCTCGCATCATGCCATTTGGATCATTTGCACGCTCACCGCTGCGGAACATTTTCAACTGAGACTCCGTATAGGCTGCATGCTGACCTGAAATGTCAGGAAATGCCGCTAAGCCCATGCCATTACCACGCGGACCATGACAAGCTGCACAGGATGGAATATTGGTTTCGGGATTACCGCGGCGGAAGAAGTCTTCGCCTTTTGCAATTAATTCTTTAGGTGTTTCGCCTTTTGGCTCGTCCTGCGATGCATAGAATGCAGCTAGATCCGCCATGTCTTGTTCAGATAAACTTGCTACTTGTCCCATCATAATCGGGTTGTTGCGACCTTCTTCACCGCCTGTTTCAGAGGCGCGCTTAAAGTCCATCAACTGCTTGTACAAATACTTTTCGTGTTGACCGGCCAAGTGCGGGTACATATCGGTTGGAGATTCACCATTGGGCCCATGACAAGCCGCACATACCTGTGATTTCTCTTTACCAGCTTCGGCATCGCCACTTTGCGCTAATGCGATACCCGTGGTACCGAAGAAAAGTCCCAATAAGATTGCGAATTTTTTCATGTTTGCTTCTCTTCTGTTCTGGATGGCGCCACGCGCCCCAACAAATCACCTTAAACAGGTTGCTATTTTACACAAAACTTGTGTGGATTAAATGATTAATAGCTAATCTATCTGGAATTCGTCGTTGGCTGACGTGCTGAGATCATTCATAATGGGGTCTGTTTTAGATTTTTTAACCAATAAGTGACCCTATCTGTGTCAATGAAACCTCTGAACTACGCAAGCGCTAGCTTTGTCACCAGCGCACCAGACATAACGAAATTGCCGCCTGATACGGGAATTGAAATTGCTTTTGCCGGGCGCTCTAACGCCGGTAAATCAAGTGCGCTAAACACGTTAACACGGCAAAAAGCTTTGGCCAGAACCAGTAAGACCCCCGGCCGTACGCAGTTAATTAACGTATTTGAACTCGACAGCGGCGAGCGACTCATCGACTTACCCGGTTATGGTTTCGCGAAAGTGCCTATGGCAGTTAAAGAAAAGTGGCAAAAGGCGTTGGCTGAATACTTGCAAAAACGCGACAGCTTAAAAGGCATTGTGGTACTTATGGATATTCGCCATCCGTTCCGCGAAACGGATCAAGAGCTTATCTACTGGGCAGCCGACTGCGGTATTCCTGTACTCGCGTTGCTGACCAAAGCAGACAAGCTAAAGCAAGGTCCGCGCAAATCGACGGTTCTGCAAGCTCGACAAGCCTCCATTGCCTTCAATGGTGACGTCCAGGTTGAAGCCTTTTCCTCTTTAAAGCGCATTGGCGTAGAGCAACTTGAAAACAAACTCAACGAGTGGTTTGGCAGCCAAGATGACGGATAATCAACACCCACTCAGCGCTTGGTTGTTATTGGGGTTACTTTCCCTTATTTGGGGGAGCTCATTTTTGTTGATTAAAAAGGGGCTTATCGCCTTTGGCCCAATGGAAGTGGGCGCTTTAAGAATTAGCTCTGCAGGTATTGTATTAGCCCCCTTTATAGCAAAACGTCTGAATAAAATTACTCGTAAACATTGGTTGAAGCTGGCCAGCGTTGGCTTGGTAGGAAGCTTCATACCAGCGTTCATGTTTGCCATTGCCCAAACGCAGCTCGCCAGTGGTGTCACCGGCGTGTTGAATGCATTAACGCCCATCACCACACTGGTTATCGGCGCGCTATTTTTCCATCAGTCGGCAAAAGTCGCTCAGGTTATCGGTATTATCATTGGTTTAGGCGGTACGCTT is drawn from Idiomarina piscisalsi and contains these coding sequences:
- the yihA gene encoding ribosome biogenesis GTP-binding protein YihA/YsxC; protein product: MKPLNYASASFVTSAPDITKLPPDTGIEIAFAGRSNAGKSSALNTLTRQKALARTSKTPGRTQLINVFELDSGERLIDLPGYGFAKVPMAVKEKWQKALAEYLQKRDSLKGIVVLMDIRHPFRETDQELIYWAADCGIPVLALLTKADKLKQGPRKSTVLQARQASIAFNGDVQVEAFSSLKRIGVEQLENKLNEWFGSQDDG